In bacterium, a single genomic region encodes these proteins:
- the rimM gene encoding ribosome maturation factor RimM (Essential for efficient processing of 16S rRNA) → MDEEYIAVGEIVGTFGNKGAVKVRSLTDNPHRFEELKEAFLISQDKEISKVKVTAINYRKNQITLNIKGYDNISEAKNLLNQTVAILKKDCPELPEGSFYEFEIIGLNAYDTQDNYLGKVVDIYKTGSNDVYALDNDLLLPAIKEVIKKIDLENKKMTVFLMEGLV, encoded by the coding sequence ATGGATGAGGAGTATATAGCAGTTGGGGAAATTGTTGGAACTTTTGGAAATAAAGGAGCTGTAAAAGTAAGATCCTTAACCGACAATCCTCACCGTTTTGAAGAACTAAAAGAGGCTTTTCTAATTAGCCAGGATAAAGAGATAAGTAAAGTAAAAGTTACGGCGATTAATTATCGAAAAAACCAGATAACTTTAAACATTAAAGGATATGATAATATCTCCGAGGCAAAAAATTTATTAAATCAGACTGTAGCTATCTTAAAAAAAGATTGTCCTGAGCTACCTGAAGGTAGTTTTTATGAATTTGAGATTATAGGTTTAAATGCTTATGATACTCAAGATAATTATTTAGGAAAGGTAGTCGATATTTATAAAACGGGTAGTAATGATGTTTATGCTCTTGACAATGATCTCCTCTTGCCTGCTATTAAAGAAGTAATTAAGAAGATTGATTTAGAAAATAAGAAAATGACTGTCTTTTTAATGGAAGGACTAGTTTAG
- the rpsP gene encoding 30S ribosomal protein S16 has product MAVKIRLGRMGCKKRPIYRIVVADSRFSRDGRFIERIGYYNQLDNKTTLKVDEEKAISWLKKGAIPTNTVKSLFTNLGLFKKLPEVKI; this is encoded by the coding sequence TTGGCAGTTAAAATAAGACTTGGAAGAATGGGTTGTAAAAAAAGACCGATCTACCGGATTGTGGTAGCAGATTCTAGATTTTCTCGAGATGGACGTTTCATTGAAAGAATTGGTTACTATAACCAATTAGATAATAAAACAACTTTAAAAGTAGATGAAGAAAAGGCTATAAGTTGGCTAAAAAAAGGAGCTATTCCTACCAATACAGTTAAATCTTTATTTACAAATTTAGGTTTGTTTAAAAAACTACCAGAAGTAAAGATATAG
- the rplS gene encoding 50S ribosomal protein L19, whose product MNIIEEVTEAQLKKDIPIFSSGDTIKVITKALEDKKGRKQSFEGVVIKRHGSGISKTFTLRKISYGVGVEKTFPLHSPTIEEIKVTHEEKSKRAKLYYLRKKKGKR is encoded by the coding sequence ATGAATATCATAGAAGAAGTTACTGAGGCTCAATTAAAAAAAGACATTCCTATCTTTAGCTCAGGTGATACGATCAAGGTAATTACCAAAGCTCTTGAAGATAAAAAAGGAAGAAAACAATCTTTTGAAGGTGTAGTCATTAAGCGGCACGGTTCAGGTATCAGCAAAACATTTACTTTAAGAAAGATTTCATATGGAGTAGGCGTTGAAAAGACTTTTCCTTTGCATTCTCCAACTATTGAGGAGATTAAAGTAACTCATGAAGAAAAAAGTAAAAGAGCAAAATTATACTATTTGCGTAAAAAGAAAGGCAAGCGGTGA
- the trmD gene encoding tRNA (guanosine(37)-N1)-methyltransferase TrmD: MLRIDILTIFPEFFSSPLKVSLVKKAIDHQLFSVNLHNLRSFALDKQATVDDVPFGGGPGMVLKPEPIFKALESLPRGMVILLSPQGRLLNQDLAIELSKKEHLIFICGRYEGIDERVSENVVDLELSIGDYILNGGEVAALVLVETVGRLIPGVLGNIDSLKEESFAKEIISYPQYTRPANYQGLEVPSVLRSGNHKEIRLWREKKALEKTDKNRKDLIDKFNKKGNI, encoded by the coding sequence ATGTTAAGAATAGACATCTTGACGATCTTTCCTGAATTTTTCTCTTCTCCTTTAAAGGTAAGTCTTGTTAAAAAAGCGATTGATCATCAGCTGTTTTCTGTAAATTTACACAATCTACGTTCTTTTGCTTTAGATAAGCAGGCCACGGTGGATGATGTTCCATTTGGTGGAGGTCCAGGGATGGTCTTAAAACCTGAACCTATCTTTAAAGCATTAGAATCACTTCCTAGGGGAATGGTAATTTTACTTTCTCCTCAAGGAAGATTGCTAAACCAAGATTTAGCTATCGAACTATCCAAGAAAGAACATCTAATCTTTATCTGTGGACGATATGAAGGAATAGATGAAAGAGTAAGTGAAAATGTAGTTGATCTTGAGCTTTCCATTGGTGATTATATCTTAAATGGAGGAGAGGTCGCTGCTTTAGTCTTAGTAGAAACAGTAGGAAGGCTTATTCCTGGTGTTTTAGGAAATATAGATTCTTTAAAGGAAGAGTCTTTTGCTAAAGAAATCATAAGTTATCCCCAATATACTAGACCAGCTAATTATCAAGGCTTAGAAGTGCCCTCGGTCTTACGAAGCGGTAATCATAAAGAAATAAGACTATGGCGGGAAAAAAAAGCTCTAGAAAAGACTGACAAGAATAGAAAAGATTTAATAGATAAATTTAACAAGAAAGGCAATATATGA
- a CDS encoding KH domain-containing protein, which yields MKELLEYIIKSLVDNPSEITINQIESEKTTIFELKVAKDDVGKVIGKQGRIIKSIRILLNAAAIKYNKRTVLEVLN from the coding sequence ATGAAAGAGCTTTTAGAGTATATTATTAAATCTTTAGTAGATAATCCCTCAGAGATAACGATTAATCAAATTGAGAGTGAAAAGACAACCATTTTTGAACTCAAAGTAGCTAAAGATGATGTAGGAAAAGTAATAGGAAAACAAGGAAGAATTATTAAATCCATTCGGATTTTATTAAATGCTGCGGCCATTAAATATAACAAACGAACAGTGCTTGAAGTTTTGAATTAA
- a CDS encoding ribonuclease HII, whose amino-acid sequence MNPKKDLYLHENSLISTGVNYICGVDEVGRGSLAGPVVAAAVVMPKNLIIDGVDDSKKLTSAKREYFYKIISKSALNMGIGIIEEKIIDYLNILKATYLAMQKALSNLTLQPDYILVDALKIPEINIPQKPIIHGDQLSHTIACASIIAKVTRDKIMDNYHQEFSKYGFNKHKGYGTKTHLQAIKDFGICRIHRQTFAPISNLLPLN is encoded by the coding sequence ATGAATCCTAAGAAAGATCTTTATCTTCACGAAAACTCCTTAATCTCCACGGGAGTTAATTATATTTGTGGTGTAGATGAAGTAGGAAGAGGATCTTTAGCTGGTCCAGTAGTAGCCGCAGCAGTAGTGATGCCTAAAAATTTAATCATCGATGGAGTTGATGATTCTAAGAAGTTAACCTCAGCAAAAAGAGAATATTTCTACAAAATTATATCTAAATCAGCTTTAAACATGGGCATTGGCATCATAGAAGAAAAAATTATCGATTATCTTAATATTTTAAAAGCTACTTACTTAGCTATGCAAAAAGCTTTATCTAACTTGACTCTTCAGCCAGATTATATCTTAGTAGATGCTCTAAAAATTCCTGAAATTAATATTCCCCAAAAGCCAATCATTCACGGAGATCAACTTAGCCATACTATTGCTTGTGCCTCTATTATAGCTAAAGTAACCCGAGATAAAATTATGGACAATTATCATCAAGAATTTTCCAAGTATGGTTTTAATAAGCATAAAGGCTATGGAACAAAGACTCATCTCCAAGCAATTAAAGATTTTGGAATATGTAGAATTCATCGACAAACTTTTGCTCCTATCTCTAATCTTTTACCTCTTAACTAA